The window CGCTGACCTATGAAACCTACGGCACCTTGAATGCCGACAAATCCAATGCCGTGCTGGTCTGCCATGCACTCAATGCTTCGCATCACGTCGCCGGCGTCTATGCCGACGATCCCGACAATGTGGGCTGGTGGGACAACATGGTCGGCCCCGGCAAGTCGCTGGACACCGACCGCTTCTTCGTCATCGGTGTCAACAACCTGGGCTCCTGTTTCGGCTCGACCGGGCCGATGCATGCCAATCCGGCCACTGGCAAGCCCTACGGCGCCGATTTCCCGGTGGTGACGGTGGAAGACTGGGTCAATGCCCAGGCCCGCCTGGCGGACCGCCTGGGCATCACCTGCTTCGCCGCCGTCATGGGCGGCTCGCTGGGCGGCATGCAGGCGCTGGCCTGGAGCATGATGTATCCGGACCGCCTGCGCCATTGTCTGGTGATCGCTTCCACGCCCAAGCTGTCGGCGCAGAACATCGCCTTCAACGACGTGGCGCGGCAGGCCATCCTGACCGATCCGCAGTATCACGGCGGCGACTTCTATGCGCATGGCGTGGTGCCCAAGAATGGCTTGCGGGTGGCGCGCATGGTCGGGCACATCACCTATCTGTCGGATGACGACATGGCCGAGAAATTCGGTCGAGACCTGCGTTCCGGGCAATATCAGTTCGGCTACGGAGTGGATTTCGAGATCGAATCCTATCTGCGTTACCAGGGCGACAAGTTCTCGACCTACTTCGACGCCAATACCTATCTGCTCATCACCAAGGCACTGGACTACTTCGACCCGGCGCGCGAATTCGGCGGTGACCTGGCCAAGGCCTTGGCCTGCACCAAGGCCAAGTTCCTGCTGGTCTCCTTCACCACCGACTGGCGCTTCTCGCCCGAACGCAGCCGCGAGATGGTGCAGGCGCTGGTGGCCAACAAGCGCCGCGTGAGCTATGCCGAGATCGACGCCCCGCACGGGCACGACGCTTTCCTGCTGGACGATGCGCGTTACATGAAGGTGGTGCGTGAATACTATGGAAGCATCTGGACTGAACTGCAGCAGGAGGGCCGCGCATGACTTTCGAACAATTGAGCGCGCTGCGCCCTGACCTGGCCTTCATCGCCCACTGGGTGCGCGAGAAGTCGCAGGTGCTGGACCTGGGTTGCGGCGATGGGGTGATGCTGGATTACCTGCAGAGCGACAAGGGCTGCACCGGCTATGGTGTGGAAATCGACGATGCGCAGATCCCCAAGTGCGTGGCGCGCAATGTGTCGGTGATCCAGCAGGACTTGAATGGCGGGCTGGCCATGTTCGAGGACAATGCCTTCGATACCGTGCTGTGCCTGTCGGCGCTGCAGATGGTCAAGGATGTCGAAGGAACGCTGCGCGAGATCGCCCGGGTCGGGCGCGAGGTGACGGTGTCCTTCCCCAACTTCGCCTACTGGCCGCACCGCGTGGCGCTGCTGCGGGGGCGTATGCCCGTGTCCAGGAGCCTGCCGTACCAGTGGTATGATACGCCCAACCTGCGCTGCGCCACGATCAGGGACTTCGAGGCGCTGGCCAACGAGCTGGGGCTGGAAGTGCTGGAATGCGTGGCCTTGAAGGACGGCAAGCCGGTGCGCTACCTGCCCAACTGGCGCGGGAGCCTGGCCGTGTTCAGGTTGCGCAAGAAGTAGGGCGCCACTGCCTTTGCCTCTGTCTACGCCGGTCGGGCCGCGTCTCATCGCTGGCCGCCGGCGTTTTTCATTTCTCTCTCTGTTTTCGATTCGGCCTGCCCATGACCGCACCTGCCGCTTCCTGGCATCAATACCTGAACCGGCGCATGCTCATCTGCGTCTTCCTCGGCTTCACTTCCGGTCTCCCCTTGTTCATCCTGCTGAGCCTGTTGCAGGCGTGGCTGGCCAAATCGGGCCTGAACGTGAAGACGCTGGGGCTGTTTGCGCTGGTGATGTTCCCCTACACCTGGAAGTTCGTCTGGTCGCCCCTGATGGATCGCTTCCACTTCGGCGGTATGGGGCGGCGGCGCGGATGGATGGTGTTCACCCAGTTGCTGCTGTTCCTTTCCATCGGCGGCATGGGCATGCTCGATCCGCTCACCGATGTGAGCACGATTGCCTTCATGGCCTCGGTGGTGGCCTTCCTCTCGGCCAGCCAGGATATCGCCATCGACGCCTACCGGCGCGAAATCCTGCCCGAAGCCGAGCTGGGCCTGGGCAGCGCCATCCACGTCAATGCCTACAAGCTCTCCGGCATGGTGCCGGGCGCCTTGTCGCTGGTGCTGGCCGACCAGATGCCGTGGCCGACCGTGTTCTGGATCACCGCCGCCTTCATGCTGCCGGGACTGCTGTGCTCGCTGCTGGTCAAGGAGCCCAAGGTCTACGGTACGCCCCCCAAGAGCCTGACCGAAGCGGTGGTGCTGCCCTTCCGGGAATTCATCGCCCGTGGCGGCTGGGGCAATGCGCTGTGGGTGCTGGGCTTCATCTTCCTCTACAAGCTGGGAGACAGCATGGCCACCGCCCTGGCCACCAAGTTCTACATCGACCTGGGCTTCTCCATGACCGAGATCGGCGTGGTCTCCAAGACCACCAGCCTGTGGGCCAGCGTGGCCGGCGGCATCATCGGCGGCATCTGGATGGTGCGGCTGGGGATCAATCGCGGCTTGTGGGTGTTCGGGGTGCTGCAGGCGGTGCCCATCCTCGGGTTTGCCTGGCTGGCCCATGTCGGCGCCAACCTGCCGGTGCTGGCGGTGGTGATCGGGCTGGAAGCCTTTGGCGTGGGACTGGGAACGACGGCCTTCGTGGCTTACATCATGCGCGAGACCGATCCGCGCTATACCGCCACCCAGTTTGCCCTGTTCACCAGTTTGATGGCCGTGCCTCGTACTTTTGTGAATTCTTCGGTGGGATATATCGTCGCCGATACCGGCTGGCTAAATTTTTTTCTGATTTGTTTCGTTCTGGCCTTGCCTGGAATGCTGATGTTGCCTAGAATTGCGCCCTGGAATGAAAAGCCGGTTGAGTCGCAGACACAAAAAGCCTGAAGATTCGAAAAAACGTCGCGGGTCGTTCCTCTGAGCAATATCCGGCAGTCAGTAAAATATTTTGCCTCGAAGCGAAAAATTGGTTGACAGTCTAGAGATGTTCCTCTATAGTTTTGAGTTCCCTGCACGGAGAGGTGGCCGAGTGGTTAATGGCAGCAGACTGTAAATCTGCCCTCTTACGAGTACGCTGGTTCGAATCCAGCCCTCTCCACCATTAGGCCGGGAGTCAAAGCAGTCTGCAGTACATACGCGATCGAAAGACGCGGCGGTTGTGAAGTGAAGGTTGTTTCCTCGCGGGTGTAGCTCAATGGTAGAGCTGAAGCCTTCCAAGCTTAAGACGAGGGTTCGATTCCCTTCACCCGCTCCAAGTTTTGGTCCGGTTGCATGTTTGGTTGTTGTGCAGTCGGAAAAATGCCCTTGTAGCTCAGTGGTAGAGCACTCCCTTGGTAAGGGAGAGGCCACGTGTTCAATCCACGTCAAGGGCACCAGTTTCTCGTCGTATCGCTGACAAGTCAGTAATCAGTCGGGCGTGTTGCCTGGACATTCTCATCAAATCTAGGAGTCTAAGATGGCAAAAGGCAAGTTTGAACGGACCAAGCCGCACGTGAACGTCGGCACCATCGGTCACGTTGACCACGGCAAGACCACCCTGACCGCTGCAATCGCAACCGTTCTGTCGAAGAAGTTCGGCGGCGAAGCGAAGGCCTACGACCAGATCGACGCAGCGCCTGAAGAAAAGGCCCGCGGCATCACCATCAACACCGCGCACGTCGAATACGAAACCGCAAACCGTCACTACGCACACGTTGACTGCCCAGGCCACGCCGACTATGTGAAGAACATGATCACCGGCGCAGCGCAGATGGACGGCGCGATCCTGGTGTGCTCGGCCGCTGACGGCCCGATGCCCCAGACCCGTGAACACATCCTGCTGTCCCGCCAGGTTGGCGTGCCTTACATCATCGTCTTCCTGAACAAGGCTGACATGGTGGACGACGCTGAACTGCTGGAACTGGTGGAAATGGAAGTCCGTGAACTGCTGTCGAAGTACGAGTTCCCTGGCGACGACCTGCCCATCGTGAAGGGTTCGGCCAAGCTGGCGCTGGAAGGCGACACCGGTCCCCTGGGCGAGCAAGCCATCATGGCCCTGGCCGAAGCACTGGACACCTACATCCCGACCCCGGAACGTGCCGTTGACGGTACCTTCCTGATGCCGGTGGAAGACGTGTTCTCGATCTCCGGCCGTGGCACCGTGGTGACCGGTCGCGTTGAGCGCGGCATCATCAAGGTCGGCGAAGAAATCGAAATCGTCGGTATCGCTGACACCCAGAAGACCACCTGCACCGGCGTGGAAATGTTCCGCAAGCTGCTGGACCAAGGTCAAGCTGGCGACAACGTTGGCGTGCTGCTGCGCGGCACCAAGCGTGAAGACGTGCAGCGTGGCCAGGTTCTGGCCAAGCCGGGTTCGATCAAGCCGCACAAGCACTTCACCGGCGAGATCTATGTTCTGTCGAAGGATGAAGGCGGCCGTCACACCCCGTTCTTCAACAACTACCGTCCGCAGTTCTACTTCCGTACCACCGACGTGACCGGTGCGATCGAACTGCCGAAGGACAAGGAAATGGTCATGCCGGGCGACAACGTGTCGATCACCGTGCAACTGATCAACCCGATCGCTATGGAAGAAGGTCTGCGCTTCGCTATCCGTGAAGGCGGTCGTACCGTCGGCGCCGGCGTGGTTGCCAAGATCTTCGACTAAGATCAAGCTGTAAAACACTTTGCCGCGGTGCGTAATGTATCGCGGCATTCGTGTCTCAATCGCGAGTTTTTGTAGGGGCGTAGCTCAATTGGCAGAGCGTCGGTCTCCAAAACCGAAGGTTGGGGGTTCGATGCCCTCCGCCCCTGCCACCGAATCTGGTGCAGGGTACTGAAAGTAAATATGTCTAGCCAGCCAGTTCAAACCGTCAACACCTCCAACGACAAGATCAAGATCGCCCTGGCGATCGTGGCTGTGGTTGCAGGCGTGGTCGGTTTTTTTGTGTTGTCTGATCAGTCGACTCCGGTGCGCGCTGTCGCCCTGGTCGCCGGTCTGCTGGTGGCTGTGGCGTTTGCCTGGACCTCTGCACAAGGCCGCGGCTTCGTCGGTTTCGCCAAGGAGTCCGTGCGCGAAACCAAGAAAGTCGTCTGGCCCACCCGCAAGGAAGCCATGCAGATCACTGCGGTGGTCTTCGCCTTCGTGCTGATCATGGCGATCTTCCTGTGGGGTACGGACAAGCTGCTCGAGTTCCTGTTGTACGACGTAATTTTGGGCTGGAAATAACATGAGCGATAGCACGCAAGACAGCGCACCGATTGGTGCGCAAAGCGTTTCAGGCGCAGGAAAAAAGCGCTGGTACGTGGTGCATGCGTATTCCGGCATGGAAAAGAGCGTGCAGCGCGCGCTGACCGAGCGCATCAACCGCGCCGGCATGCAAGAACAGTTCGGCCAGATCCTGGTGCCGACTGAAGAAGTCGTTGATATGAAGAATGGTCACAAGTCCGTGACCGAACGTCGTTTCTTCCCGGGCTACGTCCTGGTCGAGATGGAAATGACGGATGAGACCTGGCACCTGGTGAAGAATACCGCCAAAGTGACCGGTTTCATCGGTGGCAAGTCGAACCGCCCGACCCCGCTGCCGCCGCACGAAGTCGATTCGCTGCTGCGCCAGATGCAGGAAGGCGTCGAGAAGCCCCGCCCGAAGGTGCTCTACGAAGTGGGCGAAATGGTCCGCATCAAGGAAGGCCCGTTCACCGACTTCAACGGCAACGTCGAGGAAGTGAACTACGAGAAATCGCGCGTGCGCGTCTCGGTCACCATCTTCGGTCGCGCCACCCCGGTCGAACTCGAATTCGGCCAACTGGAAAAAGTCTGATCCCGCCCTCCGGAATCCCGCCTTTCCCTGTCAAGTTTTCAACGCCCGCTGGAGCGTACCGGACAAGTCATCGTCCACCCATCCAGCTATCCGAGGAGCCGCAGTAAGGAGCCGCAAGGCGAATGACACGGCGCTACAACTCAATCAATAAGGAGCCGTCATGGCAAAGAAGATTATTGGTTTTATCAAGCTGCAAGTGCCAGCTGGTAAAGCGAACCCGTCCCCCCCGATCGGCCCGGCCCTGGGTCAGCGCGGTCTGAACATCATGGAGTTCTGCAAGGCCTTCAACGCCCAGACTCAAGGTGTCGAACCCGGTCTGCCGATTCCGGTCGTGATCACCGCCTTCGCGGACAAGTCCTTCACCTTCGTGATGAAGACCCCGCCGGCGACCATCCTGATCAAGAAGGCTGCTGGTATCCAGAAGGGTTCCTCCAAGCCGCATACCGACAAGGTCGGCAAGATCACCCGCAAGCAAGCGGAAGAGATCGCAACCCAGAAGAAGCCGGACCTGACCGCTGCTGATCTGGAAGCTGCCGTGCGTACCATCGCTGGTTCCGCACGTTCGATGGGCATCACGGTGGAGGGTCTGTAATGGCTAAGGTATCCAAGCGCGTCAAGGCAATGAAGGAAAAGGTCGATCGTACCAAGGCCTATCCGTTCGACAATGCCGTTTCCCTGATCAAGGAATTCGCAACCGCCAAGTTCAACGAATCGATCGACGTGTCCGTCCAGCTGGGCGTGGACGCGAAGAAGTCGGACCAAGTGGTCCGTGGTTCGGTGGTGCTGCCTGCCGGTACCGGCAAGACCGTTCGCGTGGCCGTGTTCGCCTCCGGCGACAAGGCTGAAGCTGCCAAGGCAGCCGGCGCTGACGTGGTCGGCATGGAAGATCTGGCAGAGCGCGTGAAGGCCGGCGACATGCCGTTCGACATCGTCATCGCTTCGCCCGACACCATGCGTATCGTCGGTACCCTGGGTCAGATCCTGGGCCCCCGTGGCCTGATGCCTAACCCGAAGGTTGGCACCGTGACCCCGGACGTGGCTACTGCCGTCAAGAACGCCAAGGCTGGTCAAGTGCAATACCGTACCGACAAGTCCGGTATCATCCACGCCACCATCGGCCGCAAGTCGTTCTCCGACGCCGATCTGAAGGCCAACCTGCTGGCCCTGATCGATGCCCTGAACAAGGCCAAGCCGGCCAGCAGCAAGGGTGTGTACCTGCGCAAGATCGCTCTGTCGTCCACCATGGGCGCTGGCGTTCGCGTGGACCAGGCTTCCCTGGCCGCCTAAGCAAGCAATACAGTCCCCGTTTCCGTGAGGAAGCGGGGCATCTCTTTGGGCTGTCGCAGTGCATTGCAATCAGCGATGGATTGCGGCAGGCCTTCAAAGACCGTTGGGCGGAAGCCGGCAGCAACAAGCCGGTCGAAGTTAAAAACGCTGTACGCAAGTGCGGTGGACCCAACGCAGATGGTGAACCCGAGCAAGTTTCGTAGTCTCAGGCAGCATATTCAGTTTTGCCCTATGCTGCAGTGAACTCCTAAACGTCGGACGCCGTGTTCGAACCGGTGCAAGGCAAGCAGGCAATGGCCTGTGTAGTGGCCGAGTACTATTTTTGGAGGTTGATCTTGAGTCTCAATCTGAATGACAAGAAGGCCGTCGTCGCCGAAGTTTCCGCAAAGGTTGCATCTGCGCAAACGATCGTCGTGGCCGAATACCGTGGCATCCAGGTTGGTTCCTTGACGCAACTGCGCGCACAAGCGCGTGCCCAAGGCGTGTACCTGCGCGTGTTGAAAAACACGCTGGCTCGTCGCGCCATCGAAGGCACGAAGTTTGCCGACCTCGCCCCGCAACTGACCGGTCCGCTGATCTACTCGATCTCGGAAGATGCCGTGGCCGCTGCCAAAGTCGTGTCCGACTTTGCCAAGACCAACGACAAGCTGGTTGTGAAGGCAGGTAACTACGAAGGCAAGCAGCTGGACAAGGCTGCTGTGGCTTCGCTGGCAAACATCCCGTCTCGCGAAGTTCTGCTGGCCCAGGTTCTGGGCATGATGCAGGCTCCGGTGTCGGGCTTTGCGCGCGCTCTGGCTGCCCTGGCAGCCAAGAAGGAAGCCGAAGCCGCATGAGGCAGGGCCGCTTGAAGCGGCCTCGCTCTGCAGTTTCGACGCTTTCGCGTCACTACCAATCTGATGTTATTACCGAAATAAATTTAGGAGTTTCAAATGGCAATTAGCAAAGAAGACATCCTGGAAGCCGTTGGCGCGCTGTCCGTGATGGAACTGAATGACCTGGTCAAGGCATTCGAAGAGAAGTTTGGTGTTTCCGCTGCCGCGATGGCCGCTCCGGCCGCCGGTGGCGCTGCTGGTGGTGGTGCTGCCGCTGCTGAAGAACAGACCGAATTCACCGTTGTGCTGGCTGAAGTCGGCGCCAACAAGGTCGGCGTCATCAAGGCCGTCCGTGAAATCACCGGCCTGGGTCTGAAGGAAGCCAAGGATCTGGTTGACGGTGCACCGAAGCCGGTCAAGGAAGGCATCGCCAAGGCTGACGCTGAAGCTGCCAAGAAGAAGCTGGAAGAAGCTGGCGCCAAGGCCGAACTGAAGTAATTCTCTTGCCTACCAAGGCGAGTCATTACTCCGGAGTCAAAGTGCAGAATCCCTTGAAAAAGGGATTCGGCTTTGGCTCCTTTGTCGTTTCTTATTTTTGCTGGTGACGTTGACGCGCCGCAGTATTCGTTGTCGGGAATATTAAGCGCGATCTCAGCAAAAAACTAGGGTAGACATTTGAAGATTTGAGTGCCGATGGCCCGGACTGCTTTGCCGGCAAGTCGCGCGGTCTGATCGAATCTTGAATTCTCTATCCTTCCTGTCACTCACGGAGTGTCCATGCACTACTCATTTACTGAGAAGAAGCGCATTCGCAAATCCTTCGCGAAACGCGCAAACGTCCACAACGTTCCGTTCCTGCTCGCGACTCAGATCGAGTCGTATCAGAATTTCCTGCAACCCGAACGTGCAGCATCGGAGCGCAAGAACGAAGGCCTGCAATCGGCTTTCACCTCGATTTTCCCCATCGTGTCGCACAATGGTTTTGCGCGCCTCGAATTCCTGTCGTATGTGCTGGGCGCTCCGCCGTTTGACGTCAAAGAGTGCCAACAACGTGGCCTGACCTTCGCGTCCCCGCTGCGCGCCAAGGTGCGCCTGGTGATCCTGGACAAGGAATCGCCCACCAAGCCGGTCGTCAAGGAAATGAAGGAACAGGAAGTCTACATGGGCGAACTGCCCCTGATGACCACCACCGGTTCCTTCGTCATCAACGGCACCGAGCGCGTGATCGTCTCCCAGCTGCACCGCTCCCCGGGCGTGTTCTTCGAACACGACCGCGGCAAGACGCATTCGTCCGGCAAGCTGCTGTTCTCGGCCCGCATCATTCCTTACCGTGGCTCCTGGCTGGACTTCGAATTCGATCCGAAGGACATCCTGTTCTTCCGCGTCGACCGCCGCCGCAAGATGCCGGTGACGATCCTGCTCAAGGCCATTGGCATGACCTCCGAGCAGATCCTGGCGAACTTCTTCGTCTTCGACAACTTCAACCTGCACGCCGAAGGCGCGGACATGGAGTTCGTCTCCGAGCGCCTGCGCGGTGAAGTCGCACGTTTCGACATCACCGACAAGTCGGGCAAGGTGATGGTCGCCAAGGACAAGCGCATCAACGCTAAGCACGTGCGTGACATCGAAGCCGCCGGCATCAAGCACATCTCCGTGCCTGAGGACTACCTGCTGGGCCGCGTGCTGGCCAAGAACATCGTCGATCCGGAAACCGGTGAAGTCGTGGCCAGCGCCAACGACGAGCTGACCGAAGAACTGCTGGCCAAGCTGCGCGAAGCCAACATCTCGGCCATCCAGACCCTGTACACCAACGACCTGGACCAGGGCGGCTACATCTCGCAGACCCTGCGCACCGACGACACCGCCGACCAGACCGCTGCACGCGTGGCGATCTATCGCATGATGCGTCCTGGCGAACCACCGACCGAAGAGTCCGTGGAAGCCCTGTTCAACGGCCTGTTCTACAGCGAAGACCGCTACGACCTGTCGGCCGTGGGCCGCATGAAGTTCAACCGTCGCGTCGGTCGCGATGAGCTGACCGGCACCATGACCCTGTCCAATGACGACATCCTGGCCGTCATCAAGATCCTGGTCGAACTGCGTAACGGCCGCGGCGAAGTCGATGACATCGACCACCTGGGTAACCGTCGCGTGCGTTGCGTGGGCGAACTGGCCGAGAACCAGTTCCGTGCAGGTCTCGTGCGCGTGGAGCGCGCTGTCAAGGAACGCCTGGGCCAAGCCGAGGCGGACAACCTGATGCCGCACGACCTGATCAACTCCAAGCCGATCTCGGCCGCCATCCGTGAGTTCTTCGGTTCGTCGCAGTTGTCGCAGTTCATGGACCAGACCAACCCGCTGTCGGAAATCACGCACAAGCGCCGCGTTTCCGCTCTGGGCCCTGGCGGTCTGACCCGCGAACGCGCCGGCTTCGAAGTGCGCGACGTGCACCCGACCCACTACGGCCGCGTCTGCCCGATCGAAACGCCTGAAGGCCCGAACATCGGCCTGATCAACTCGCTGGCGCTGTACGCCCGCCTGAACGAATACGGTTTCCTGGAAACCCCGTACCGCAAGGTCGAGGGCAGCAAGGTCACCAACCAGATCGACTACCTGTCGGCCATCGAAGAAGGTCGTTACGTGATCGCCCAGGCGAACGCGACCATCGACGGCGAAGGCAAGCTGTCCGACGAACTGGTGTCGGCCCGTGAAGCCGGCGAAACCATCCTGGTCTCGCCGGAACGCGTGCAGTACATGGACGTGGCCCCGGGCCAGGTGGTGTCGGTGGCGGCCTCGCTGATTCCGTTCCTGGAGCACGATGACGCGAACCGTGCACTGATGGGCGCCAACATGCAGCGCCAGGCCGTGCCCTGCCTGCGTCCGGAAAAGCCGCTGGTCGGCACCGGCATCGAGCGTACCGTGGCAGTCGACTCCGGTACCACCGTGCAAGCCCTGCGTGGCGGCGTGGTGGACTACGTCGATGCAGGCCGTGTGGTGATCCGCGTCAACGACGACGAAGCGCAAGCTGGCGAAGTCGGTGTGGACATCTACAACCTGATCAAGTACACCCGTTCCAACCAGAACACCAACATCAACCAGCGCCCGATCGTCAAGATCGGTGACCGCGTGGCCAAGCATGACGTGATCGCCGACGGCGCCTCGACCGACATGGGCGAGCTGGCGCTGGGCCAGAACATGCTGGTGGCGTTCATGCCCTGGAACGGCTACAACTTCGAAGACTCGATCCTGATCTCCGAAAAGGTCGTGGCTGATGACCGCTACACCTCGATCCACATCGAGGAACTGTCGGTGGTGGCGCGTGACACCAAGCTGGGTGCAGAAGAAATCACCCGCGACATCTCCAACCTGGCCGAGAACCAACTGGCCCGTCTGGATGAGTCGGGTATCGTCTACATCGGCGCGGAAGTCGAAGCTGGCGACACCCTGGTCGGTAAGGTCACCCCCAAGGGCGAGACCCAGCTGACTCCGGAAGAGAAGCTGCTGCGCGCGATCTTCGGCGAGAAGGCCTCCGACGTGAAGGACACCTCGCTGCGCGTGCCCTCTGGCATGGTCGGCACCGTCATCGACGTGCAGGTGTTCACCCGCGAAGGCATCCAGCGCGACAAGCGCGCCCAGCAGATCATCGACGATGAACTCAAGCGCTATCGCCTGGACCTGAACGACCAGCTGCGTATCGTGGAAGGCGATGCCTTCCAGCGTCTGGAGCGTCTCTTGATCGGCAAGGTCGCCAACGGCGGCCCCAAGAAGCTGGTCAAGGGCACCAAGCTGGACAAGGCCTACCTGGACGATCTGGACAAGTTCCACTGGTTCGACATCCGCCCGGCCGACGACGACATCGCCAACGCACTGGAAGCCATCAAGGAATCCATCGCCGAGAAGCGTCACCAGTTCGACCTGGCCTTCGAAGAGAAGCGCAAGAAGCTGACCCAGGGCGATGAACTGCCGCCGGGCGTGCAGAAGATGGTCAAGGTCTACCTGGCTGTGAAGCGTCGCCTGCAGCCTGGCGACAAGATGGCCGGTCGTCACGGTAACAAGGGTGTGGTTTCGCGCATCCTGCCGATCGAAGACATGCCGCACATGGCCGACGGTACCCCCGCCGACATCGTGCTGAACCCGCTGGGCGTGCCCTCGCGTATGAACGTTGGCCAGGTGCTGGAAGTTCACCTGGGCTGGGCCGCCAAGGGTCTGGGCCTGCGTCTGGGCGAGATGGTGCAGGCGCAAGCCAAGGTTGCGGAACTGCGCAAGTTCCTGACCACCATCTACAACGAATCGGGCAAGCAGGAAGAGCTGGATTCGTTCACCGATGAAGAAATCATCGAGCTGGTGGAAAACCTGAAGAAGGGCGTGCCCTTCGCGACCCCGGTGTTCGACGGCGCGCATGAAGAAGAAACCCGCCGCATGCTCGATCTGGCCTATCCGGACCCGATCGCCAAGCAGCTGGGCATGACCCCGTCGAAGAACCAGGTCACGATGTATGACGGCCGTACCGGTGAAGCCTTCGAGCGCACCGTGACCGTCGGCTACATGCACTACCTGAA is drawn from Herbaspirillum seropedicae and contains these coding sequences:
- the rpoB gene encoding DNA-directed RNA polymerase subunit beta, whose amino-acid sequence is MHYSFTEKKRIRKSFAKRANVHNVPFLLATQIESYQNFLQPERAASERKNEGLQSAFTSIFPIVSHNGFARLEFLSYVLGAPPFDVKECQQRGLTFASPLRAKVRLVILDKESPTKPVVKEMKEQEVYMGELPLMTTTGSFVINGTERVIVSQLHRSPGVFFEHDRGKTHSSGKLLFSARIIPYRGSWLDFEFDPKDILFFRVDRRRKMPVTILLKAIGMTSEQILANFFVFDNFNLHAEGADMEFVSERLRGEVARFDITDKSGKVMVAKDKRINAKHVRDIEAAGIKHISVPEDYLLGRVLAKNIVDPETGEVVASANDELTEELLAKLREANISAIQTLYTNDLDQGGYISQTLRTDDTADQTAARVAIYRMMRPGEPPTEESVEALFNGLFYSEDRYDLSAVGRMKFNRRVGRDELTGTMTLSNDDILAVIKILVELRNGRGEVDDIDHLGNRRVRCVGELAENQFRAGLVRVERAVKERLGQAEADNLMPHDLINSKPISAAIREFFGSSQLSQFMDQTNPLSEITHKRRVSALGPGGLTRERAGFEVRDVHPTHYGRVCPIETPEGPNIGLINSLALYARLNEYGFLETPYRKVEGSKVTNQIDYLSAIEEGRYVIAQANATIDGEGKLSDELVSAREAGETILVSPERVQYMDVAPGQVVSVAASLIPFLEHDDANRALMGANMQRQAVPCLRPEKPLVGTGIERTVAVDSGTTVQALRGGVVDYVDAGRVVIRVNDDEAQAGEVGVDIYNLIKYTRSNQNTNINQRPIVKIGDRVAKHDVIADGASTDMGELALGQNMLVAFMPWNGYNFEDSILISEKVVADDRYTSIHIEELSVVARDTKLGAEEITRDISNLAENQLARLDESGIVYIGAEVEAGDTLVGKVTPKGETQLTPEEKLLRAIFGEKASDVKDTSLRVPSGMVGTVIDVQVFTREGIQRDKRAQQIIDDELKRYRLDLNDQLRIVEGDAFQRLERLLIGKVANGGPKKLVKGTKLDKAYLDDLDKFHWFDIRPADDDIANALEAIKESIAEKRHQFDLAFEEKRKKLTQGDELPPGVQKMVKVYLAVKRRLQPGDKMAGRHGNKGVVSRILPIEDMPHMADGTPADIVLNPLGVPSRMNVGQVLEVHLGWAAKGLGLRLGEMVQAQAKVAELRKFLTTIYNESGKQEELDSFTDEEIIELVENLKKGVPFATPVFDGAHEEETRRMLDLAYPDPIAKQLGMTPSKNQVTMYDGRTGEAFERTVTVGYMHYLKLHHLVDDKMHARSTGPYSLVTQQPLGGKAQFGGQRFGEMEVWALEAYGASYVLQEMLTVKSDDVNGRTKVYENLVKGDHVIDAGMPESFNVLVKEIRSLGIDIDLERE